GTGACGCAGTTCGCGATTCTTCCTCGTCGTTCTGCTGACTACGGTGGTGTATTCTGAGTTTACGAACAGGATGTTTTCCGGCTTCAGATCCGTATGGGTGAGCTTGACGCTGTGCAGAAAATTTACCGCAAAACACAGCTGATAGGACATGTGCCGTACCTGCTCCATCGGGAACGGCTGATACTTATTGTCTTTCATGAAGTCGTACACGCTCTGTCCAAGCATCTCGAACGCGATACATATGTGCCCGTGGTAGTCGAACCAGTCCAACATCAGGATGCATAGATGACGACCGGACGGATCTTTGGCTATGATCTCTTCCAACACATTTATCTCCAGTTTGGCGGTCTTGCGATACTTGTCGACGTTGCGTATAATTTTCAGTGCGATCGTGTGTTCCTTCTCCGTGTCCTTCGCCTTGACAACGCGACCAAATGTGCCTTCACCTAAGGTAGATAATAGTTTGTATCTATTATGTATTACATCACCAGGTTGGTAGATCAAATGCCCATGGGAGTCGTTCTTAATGGGGCTGTGCTTTTTCGTCACATCGGTCCGATGTTCTCGCTGTTCGCGGTCACGCTCCCGTTCACGTTCCCGCTCCCTTTCTCGGTCACGTTCTCGCTCACGCTCCCGTTCCCGTTCTCGATCGCGTTCCCGCTGTTCGCGCTCCCGTTCCCGTTCTCGGTCTTTCCGGGATGGACGATGTTCGTGACGCCGCGTCGTTTTCTCTTCCCGATATCTGTTCTTCCTGTGGCCGCCACTGGTTGACCCGACACTGCGCTGGTGATGGGACTCTTCCGAACGCTTCCGTTTTCTACGGGACGAGCTTGTGTTCGATATCCTCGCACTCTTATAGCAGTCACCACCGGATTCTGTATGCTTCATACGCTTTTCCTCGTACCGGCCGCCGACAGACGCCCTGGACCCGGACCTCGAATGAAGCCTTCGTTTTGAGCGTGGCATCGCTGTCTGTGTGATGGTTGATGCTGATATGTGGACAGATTTACGAGAACAAGCACCAAAAAACGTATCATAACCGACTCTGGACGGTTGATGGGAAATAGATTATCTTCAAAAAATGGATTTTACTTCACTCGAGGGGCACTAACAATAACTACACTGCCCTTCCTCTGAATGATTCAAAGCCCAACACATAACGCCGCGCAAGGCGCAATGGGGCGCTAGGCGTTTGTACGCACgcactctctcacacacaccacTCTCCATGTACAATTTTTACCCCAGCACAAGACGAATATTTCCTTCATCTCACGAACACACTCAACCATTCCATCTcttcgcacgcacacacgcacacacccatacGCATTGGACGAGCGAGTGAGCGAGCGAAAAGCATGCCATCAGGCAACACTGCCCTCTCTCCGGACCCACCAATACACAGCTCGAGACGGCTCATGTGGAAGCAAACCCACCATCGACAAAGCAAAGATGTGTGTGACTAACGGCCGCCATCTTGTTTCCCAACATGGATGCCCAAGGCCaaataaaaatcacattttcgGCTGTTTTCTGGCATCGCACAGCCAATTTTTCCCACCGCAAAATGCGCCCCGCAACGGAGCACTGAACATACCGCAAGCATAAATGACCCCGCTAGCTTATTTAACAGTGTTTCAACCTCTTTACAACCACGCCATTACCACGTGCAAACCACGCTGCACCTGGTCATGTACCCTATACAAAGTTCACCACCTGCTTTCGATTCCATTCtgttaaaaacacatttacttACATGTCAAATTCGTCCACGAAACCTTCCTGGATGATAGGGGTCGAGTAAAATCGACCGCAACTAACCGATAGTGCTGTAGGAAGAAGAATCTGCGAACGATCGCAGTGTGACGGATGTCGGGTTGTAGCTACTGCGCTGACTTCCGGGATTCGCAAGCGACTACCGAAATTGGCCGATGATGATGTACTGCAAAACGATCGAAGAACAGTCGTTAGCGACCGACGACACGACAGTCCCaacatttctttttggtttttggtttgttccGCAAACGGATTTCACTattgcaccaccaccagctaCACCCTTCTGGCAGAGTCTGGCACAACTTCCAGCGGAAACGCACCAACCGAGATGCTTACCTAATCACGGTCAATTTTCGAAAGAAAGCCACGCTGCTACAGCATGCGAAGAAACCTTCCTGCACGAGTGAGTAAAACCTTCAGCGCTGTCTACACTTCGCAAACGTCAACGAGGGCGGCAGTTGTCAACGAGCACGTTTTCTTGATAAATCGTTGAAGGTAATTCTGTAATTCGATGAGTTTACAAGGCTGGAATTACTTTATGTTACGCATTTTAACGTAAGGACTAAAATTAAGTCAATATCTCATATAAGTCAGGTTTCTTAAACACATGACGCAAtacaatgtttattttccaaaactaAACATGTCTTCAAGGAAATAGTGAAAAAATACGTGTAGACTTGCCTGGAGAATGCCACGTccgcgaaaaatgtaaacaaagttGACATTCAACAAAAGTCAAActgcaaaaacaataaaactttcTCAAAGGCTGTGGATCTGCTGAGTTTTGGCAAAGTGCgtgttttgttgaaattttacgTTATTTTAAATCATCATGGAAACACCAGAAGTTCATATCGATGTGAGCGGGAATATGGAAACACCGAAACAGGAGAGCAAATCCGGATTTAACCTGTCCTCGTAAGCAGAATTTGCCGTGTGTTGCGGATGCGCATGACGCATCGacaataataacaatgaaCTGGTCCAATTTCAGGTTTTCCAACTTCTCCACCCGTATTCCGAGCTTGTGGGAACTGTTGCGATTAAGCCGGCAAAATATTCGTCCTTGGGCAGAATTTCTACAAACTTCAAACTTTAAAACGGTGGCCAACGTTTCCCGCCTGACGAACCGAATCATTCGAAACCTGGCATACTTTCAAAGCAACTATCTGTTTGTATTTCTTGGGTTGATCGTCTATTGTTTGTGAGTATTTTTGCAAGGCGATTCCATTGCATTGTTTACATGTGAGATTTCATTCTACAGGTTGACCTCTCCGCTCATCCTGATAGTGCTGGGAGCTGTGTTTTATGCTTGCTACAAAATCAAGCAGAACAGCACACCCGTGGCTTTCTTCAGcaagcagttgaacacgaacCAACAGTGCATTGCTGTCAATGTTGCAGCCGTCCCGTTGCTCTATTTGGCCGGAGCAGGTGCAGTCATGTTCTGGGTGCTGGGTGcttcattttttgtgatatcaCTTCATGCGGCCTTCTATAACATCGATGCAATTGTTACAGAGGATATGGAAACGTTCCTCACCGAAACGGTATGAATACGGTGCATGGCGTGACCATTAAATTGATTGTGAGTTGCAGCGCACTTGGCTATTACCATAATATACCGTATTCAacgatttgatttgaaaaatcaAATCCCATTTCCTTAGATATGCTTATGGTAACAGAAATCAAAGAACTATGATAGATCAATTAAACCTCGGACGATATAATGAATATTTAGCGTATCTTTTCGATATAACCTTTTTGCGAAAGTAAACAGTGACGTGAAATAATACGAATCCGTAAACCTAATCAGgatcattttaaataataaagctCTTGCTTAGCTTGACAGAACGATCTACCAACAAACACGATCTTATCCTAAAATTGCTATGTATTTTATTATGAATCTTATGTATTCTTACTGTAATTGGTTGGAAAAACATAACGGatgattaatttatgttcTCAATGATCTAGCAATATCAGCGCTACAGTGGTTACATAAATAACAacgtttatttcaataatttctcATATTTACTTTACAATAAAACGAagcttcttttgttttgaatgaaCAAACTGTGTCTCAAAATTAGTAACggtaaaacacacacccatgaTGGACATTATTAGCGATAAAATCGAACCACACGCTCAGTTGAAAACCAAATCGTTGTAATTGCTCAGCACATGGTATGCCGACACGCGGCAACTGGTAGTTGTGCGCACTACGGTCGTACGGTCAGCACGTTCAAAGTTAGCTTTTACCGTTTCATAGTAACGCCCGTCACTGTGAGTCAAAGAAGAAGTCACGTTATCTGAAAAATTCCGAACGAAACAGCGAAGAACGATAATACACTTACCTCAGCACGAGACAGCGCAGCTTCAAGCACTTAACGCGCAGCAAATCGATCGCCTTCTGGCTCTTGTCGGAGAAACGTAGATTTTCCGGATCCCAGCGAAGTTCCAACCGTTCCAGCTTGGGGCAAGACGAACCAATCGTATCCATCAGCTGGTCCACGTGTATGTTACCGCTCAGACGTTCCGTTGTACCCATCACGACGATGCGGGTGTTGGTCAGAATCGGTAAGATCGTCATCCAGAGCTGATCCGTAATGTGAGTCATGCCGGAAAGTACGCACGCCTGCAGCTGTGCGCCGTAGCGCGTAATGAACCGGGCCAACCCTTCATCCGACACATTGTCGGATGAATCTAGATCCAGAGCGATCAGCGTCTTCGGGTTGCCACCTTCCATCCATGCCTTCAGCACAGAATCATTGAACCCGTTAATCTGACCGGCACTTAAGAAGCGCAGGGTAGGAATTCTCGTCAGCACATCGATCAGACATTCGCTCGACAGATCGGTACCGGAGATGTCCAGCTCCTGCACCGAACATTTGTCCCACTCCGCTTGCATCACGTATTCCGACTTCAGGTTCGTGCCGTTCATCAGCAAACACTTCAGCTGCTTTGATCTTGCCAGCAGCGCCTTCAACGTCGACCCAACGACCTTGTTGCAATAGTTGACCGCCAGACACTCGAGCTGGATGCAGTTCGAGCTGAACGCATCGATGTGCGAATCGTCGATGAAGTTGATGCCGTACAGGTTGATCACGCGCAGGTTCGGTGTGGCGGACTTTAGCTTGTGCACGTTGATGACCTCATAGatttcctcctcttcctcctcacCTTTCTCATACGTGCCAATCAGATGCAACACCTCGAGACCGTTGATGAAGTTGTAGATTTTGCGCATGAAACCCTCCATGAAGATCACCTCCGACAGGCAGATGCACATGTAGCGCAGCTTGGCCGGGAAAGCTTGCATTTCGCTGAAGTCATGCAACTGCATGGCTGAAAGTAATCATATCCACAGTTAGGTGTCCAACAAGGTACAAGTTGTAGCTTACCGGTAGAGAAATCCAACAGCATATGGGTCAGATTCGGACATTTGGACGACAGCTCATGCAGGACGGTGTGCGTGATCAGCTCAATCGGCAGCTCGATGTAGCGTAGCGATGGCCCGAACCGGACGGAGATGAGCTGCAGCAAGGATTCCAGCGAACCTACGTGCAGTCCCGAAACTTCCGGACGCAGCGACACATTCTTCCACAGCTGCGTGTTGTACGCTATCGTACGCCAACGGCGACACACCGTAGCCATGCGGCATATTTCCAAGTGGCTCAGGTAGGAAAAGATGTGCAGAATCACCTTATCCGGAAGTTTCTCGATGGACTGCGGCAAACGAAACGTAAACGTACCATTAGACTGTGCTGTTGAAATTAAACCGTAGCGTTACGGGCACGTTAGCAATCGGCGCATGCACGTATGTAGCGTTAAGCGTTAAGATATTCAGTAGTTTCATCAAACCGTATTCGCGAACGGGCTTTTGCCATCTTCGGTAAAGTAAAGCTGCGACGCTTCCAGTGCCACCTGGTTCCACACATCGCTCGAAATATCCATCCTTCAGGCACCCTTGTCGCCGAAGTTTTAGCCACAGAAAATGTTAGAGTTTTAAAGGAAGGAATCAAGCACACGCAAGCTACCACCGACTGCAGCAAGATGGTACGTCCCGAACTTTTTGCCCGAATGAGAGTGAAAATTTTGACATCCCGTAGCGATGAAAATGTGCGATCatggctgtgtttgtgtgcacgaTCAGCGCGGTGAGAGCGGTGATGTTCGCCGAGGACCTTGCGATGCTCaatgtcgttgttgttgtcagCCACGGGTCGAATCCAGGGAGAGATGTTTTCCTAATAATCAACGATGAATTCTTCGGCACGCTCTCCCAATTCCTGAAGTAGATTTGTATGCGTGGCATAtgctaaatttaaacaatgtgGCGCTTCACAGCAAAATCCCAGTGTTTGCGTAGCATAATGCTCATGCGCGGTAAGGGCTGCAGGTTGTTATGCGGTCCGGATCGGTTTAGTAGTAGCTGTAAGCGCGTGTGTTAGTAAGATCATGCCGGTCCAGTTAAGAGTTTACCGGTGGTAGGCTAATTAATGCAGAGTTATGACCCGGTTGCCATGGTTACGGTTAGTGGAACAAATGGTCCCGCGAGACTGTGGGCTACTACTACTAACCGTTCCGTCCGAAGCGCCAAAAAACAgctaaaaaagaataaaatagaaaaccaTAAAGCATACAAAGCGAAGCCAGATTTTCGTTACGTAGCTGACGTTACTAATTATTGCGCTTAATGTTAGCAGACGAAGAATCGGGCCGTTCACTTACCATACGGCTGCGCCGAAAACTCCCGCTAGAAAAACTGTCACTATGAACTAGTGACGAGTGAAAGTCGATCGCATTCCATGCTTCCATTGCTTATGTTACAAAGCACGCAACTAGTGCTGGATTAGAATGACTAAATTACACACTCTCTGCAATGCTAGAACACGTTCAATGGACGATGTGAGTATTGGAATTTAAAAATACGTGATAACACCCAGTGGTAAGCAAGTCAATGTCGGATCAACGTTACATGTGTTACACTATTGTACTACGGTGCAACATAACGTGCAATAATATTGTAATACCAACAACACGTGTTATGCTTTGATACATTTCAGATAACTCAACATTGCACTGAGATATGTtatacgcatacacacacacactacctCTTGCTGTTGATGTGCGGAAAGATTGATACGTACACTAAACGCTGACAGTAACGCGATTGAAATGATTTACGATCTGCCACAATGGGCCATGTCACGCGTATCGTCTAGAGACGTCACGTACGATCGCCAATAAACTGATGAATGAAACCGGCAACGGTACGCCAAACTCACTATGCGGGTGCGTACCAGCAAGCGTGATGCCACCGTCTGATGCGATCGTGAGTTCCGATTCGGAACCGAACCGCACCGATCCGCGAAACCGGGAGTTCCACGCAAGAACttataattaaaatgtgaTACTACGCGTCGATGTATTGGCGGGCGGAGAATCACCGATAGTCagagacaaacaaacagtgtCTGTGTTATCTTTCTTACCGGTAGATGGTAATGTTCCATTAAagtcttattttttgttaaaaaaaaccgaaattttgttgttgttaaaatcGCCCTTAATTActtaaaaaaacttaattaaaaaaatctaaattcAAATTCtataaaagtatgcaaaacagTATCATTATTTTCCTACAGCAATTACTGCAACAACCTAAGGCACCATACCGGTTCGCCGATTTCGTAATAAAAATCCACTACAAGAAAGCGAAAGCATGCAAATGTTACACaaagtgtgtttatttatCATGCACATTTTTTCGCTCAACAGCAAAATCTCTTCACATTTTATCACCGTTTTTCACCGTGAAACGGAAGGCAAAAACGCCCCCACCCCATTCTTTGCATCATCAAAATCATTACTTCTTACGATCATTGAAAAGGACAAAGTGTCGTCACGTCTGGTAGTGGTGCcaattgatgtttgttttgttttgtttctctcggtttcggtttgatttgttttttttttcgtgttgttgcTACAATTCGGGCCGGATTCAGCGCGTTGGACTTTCGTCAACAATTTTAATGGTTGCAGAGGAAAATCGGGATTCCCTCTGGCGTTGAATAAGTGCCCACACGGCGCACCGCGTGTGCGAGCGGATCATTTACCATACACTGCATCCACCCGATCATATTGCCAAAACGGTAAGTCAATCAGCTCAGGCCGTATGGTTCAAATTACGCTTAAAAATAGAACGTTGCCGATTCGCCATCAAGCGACAAACCGTCCGTTTTTTATTCGATACCGGAGGGAAATTAACGACCACCGGCACAGGATCCCCCCTACGAACGTACCTGGGACGGGCGTTTTCTGAACGTTACCGGAAAAAGTAAGTCCATTGCCGTTTTGGGGTAAACGGTGCCGGTTTTCCTATGCGAACGTTCCACACTTACTGATCGTATTTAGCGCAAATTGATCTGTCACTCAATCGAACGGCACCAACCACGGCGATCGGTGTTTGGGGCGAACGAATCGTTCGCCACCGTACGGGATCGGATTACGAAGCGATCTAGGCGGGTTGTTCGGTAATGGTTTGTGGTCGTGAAGAATAACCGATCGCGAACGAACTTGTTGGCTCCTGACACTGGCTAAAATGCTGCTTGCCGTTTGACACATGGCTCAAGTGATGGAGGTGCCTGGTGTTTTGTACTGATCGTTAGACCttggtgtgttgttgtgtgtaaCACTATATGAGAACGAGTACTGATTTGAAAGATACTTTAACGGCGTCGTAATAAAGATGTAGAATTAAATTGATAAACAAAGAACACTTTCAAACTGTTAAAAAAATGCCGtgcaaatattcaaaattctAGTCACCCCAAACGTTTGTTGTTAGCTCAATGCGGCTGTAAATTGTACAACCCTTCAGTACtaataacgttttttttactaaatagcttcacacgcacattccattccaaatATCACTGTTCGACTAGACTAACTTGATTACTGGTGCATAAATCAACACTTTGCACTGGTGGCGATGCTGGTGCTCCACAATCCATGAAACAGTCGTAACACTACCGTGCGCAATGCCACAACCGAATGCCGTTGGCGTTGCGCGAACAATGCCGTGGCGGTGGCGCACTACTTACACAGTTCGATATGAATATTGTTTTCCGAGCATCTTCGTCATCGTTCATATTTGTTCCGAGCAACAAATTAGCAATGCTTTGCCGCTGTTTGAACGTACTCATCTCGGTTCACACTGTTCCGTTTCGTAACCCAAGGTTCAAGTTGCCACGCAGAAGGATCAGTTGATCGGCGGGTTTGCGTCTAACCCAACTCGAATCCGCAGCGACACTAACCGTGAATCAATGCAATGCACCGTTGAAAATGGCCATTGGCCGATCCGTGtcacgtctttttttttgtttgttttttgcagcAGAGTTGTAGAGGCCGAACCGAATAGAATGCATCCCAATCCAACCAAACCCATTTCCATCGATTAGGGTGCAAGTGTGAGCGCATACAGCGCATCCTTTGTGCGATCGGAAAAGGGTGGTGAGATTATTTTTTGATCCAccattttatatttataattattaaaccCAGCGCTGTGTTTCCTTTCCCGCCGACGGGTTCGGTTACGGTTGGCAACGATTTTCACTGCCAAGGTGGGTTGTGTTCCATTATGGCATGACATTTGCCAGCTGCCGTATTGATCAGCAGCGGCACGTTGAAGGCTTTGGCAAGGTAAATTAATTGCCAACCAGGCATGCACCATGCTTTGCCGGTGAGAATGCGGAGCTCTAGGCCCTCTCCGTGGTGATTGGTTTGTGCAAAGACATCTTTGTGGTATCTGATGCTGTGCTGTTCGGCTTATTGAACTACTAGGTCATGCTTGTCTAGTAATGCACACACAAGACACATGTTTGTTTCACACAACTACCATAAGAATAAATTTTGTAGATTCTAACTCAAATGCCAAACTTTTACTTAAGCATTCtattaaaatcaaaatccTAATCCATATGAAAAGCTAAAGGAAATGATCGActtgattaaattaataatattaaggatgtagatttatttatttgatgatGACGGCATAAGCTGTATGGTCAATGAACCTTACGTTGAGTTTTgtacaatttacaattttacaatTACAAGACATTTCCTCCGCATGatttgtttagttttagtttaataaaattaattgtgATAAATAtgcatttatcaaaaaaatcaccttacttttgaaaacaaagaaagaaaataatacaactgaaatgttattgtttttcattacGTTTAATATAATTCAACATAAAAAGGCATCGTTTAACAATAGTTAAACCTATTGAGCCACACTGTGCGTGTACACTGTGCTGTAGAATGAGAGAAAAATGTGGTACAAAATTATGAGCGCGAAGAGAGTAAAGTGGAACTATGGGCATGCGTGGGTCATACGACTGAtttacatatatatatttcaAAGGTATTTTTAAACGGAACGCATTAACGTTAAATATATGTTCCCAACAAGTCTCCAAGCCAAAATCCaaatcaaaattatttttaagttaATTAATAAAGTGGTGTTGTTAATCGATTCAGGGCTAGTAGTTGTGTAAGCAAATGAATTTTCTTATCCAATTGCTATGCTGTTAATTAGTTAATtgttaaatgttaaaataaaccTCTAACGTCCAAGTTTAACCGAGAGATATTCGAAAtcctttaaattttattgacattaaattgatttcatttgcCATCTGTCAtgttacaaataaaaagaatgaaatgaaaattaaaacatattaataatttataatatacATATAGCAAAACAAGctaatttgcaataaaacaaacccttaaaaaacatcaattgtCAATAGTCGccttttttgtaattatttaccGCATTTTAAACCCAATTCATAATAGTTAACATAAACGCATGCAGGACCACTGCCTCAGCAGGCGCGCTTAGGTTTTCCCCTGCGTAAATTGTGTGTTGCGATCACAAATGGTTCGGATTGTTCGTGAGTGCGGTTGTTACGCGTGGCGCGCGTTGTAACGGTCGTTCCTACCTCGTTTGGCGCGTACATTTTACGGTGAGGTGGacaattttttgttcattgtaTGTcgcgcgagtgtgtgttgtaGTGTTTGGTGGTCTTATAAACCTGGTGGCGGCATCAAGACGGTTCGTTGAAAGGGCGCTACGCGTAAGGTGCGTGCAAAGGGTTCGTGAAAACAGTTGCTTTTCAGTTCGCTTTTCATCTAAGACGGTTTCTGTGGTGTCCTTGCTGGTTGCcccaaaatcaaacgaaatatGTATTGAAGCGgataaagtttgttttggaCACATTTTATGGCAGTTTACCCGAGTGAAGCGTTAGCGTAGATTAGACCACCATTGAACGTTCTACAGTGGTAAGGAAGTACGTTCGGAACCTTAAATGCAAAACCATTCTTTCCCCTCGGTTCAAATTGTAGTTGCATTCAGTGAGGAAACATCTGCCACTCTCCTGAGTGTTGTCcacgcaaacacaaaaaagcaaacattgtCATACAGGTGCGTTTGGcaggcaaacagcaaacagtttTAAACTGGGTGTCATTTTATTACACCTGGGCCGGATGATGCCCGATCATGTGTGGTTGGATTTGTTTACAGGAAACCACACACCGTACCCAATATCTGCTCTGCAAACGAAACTCCAAAGCCGGAAATAGTTCACATCGCAACCCTTGGAAGCATAAACACATCGACGGACACAGAAGACCACAGCACTGGTGTCTATCAGTAGCTCATCTACTTATTCGCCAAAGAATACCAAAATGTCctacttttatttacattttatgctTAAAACCGAGTTTTAATCACGAAATTAATGTCGGTCGATTATGTAAAAGCACTAAGTGTTATGGCTTCCGCTAGcccgtttctttctttcacgaTCGTCAACCAACAGCAAGAGTGAGGGGAAGAAATGGCCCGTGTTGGTGTGGTGCCTTCATTATGAATTTGCCAAAAAACCGAGCCGAATTCAGCGAGAACCGGTTTTC
This region of Anopheles marshallii chromosome 2, idAnoMarsDA_429_01, whole genome shotgun sequence genomic DNA includes:
- the LOC128719122 gene encoding F-box/LRR-repeat protein 7 isoform X2, with amino-acid sequence MDISSDVWNQVALEASQLYFTEDGKSPFANTSIEKLPDKVILHIFSYLSHLEICRMATVCRRWRTIAYNTQLWKNVSLRPEVSGLHVGSLESLLQLISVRFGPSLRYIELPIELITHTVLHELSSKCPNLTHMLLDFSTAMQLHDFSEMQAFPAKLRYMCICLSEVIFMEGFMRKIYNFINGLEVLHLIGTYEKGEEEEEEIYEVINVHKLKSATPNLRVINLYGINFIDDSHIDAFSSNCIQLECLAVNYCNKVVGSTLKALLARSKQLKCLLMNGTNLKSEYVMQAEWDKCSVQELDISGTDLSSECLIDVLTRIPTLRFLSAGQINGFNDSVLKAWMEGGNPKTLIALDLDSSDNVSDEGLARFITRYGAQLQACVLSGMTHITDQLWMTILPILTNTRIVVMGTTERLSGNIHVDQLMDTIGSSCPKLERLELRWDPENLRFSDKSQKAIDLLRVKCLKLRCLVLSDGRYYETVKANFERADRTTVVRTTTSCRVSAYHVLSNYNDLVFN
- the LOC128719123 gene encoding prenylated Rab acceptor protein 1, encoding METPEVHIDVSGNMETPKQESKSGFNLSSFSNFSTRIPSLWELLRLSRQNIRPWAEFLQTSNFKTVANVSRLTNRIIRNLAYFQSNYLFVFLGLIVYCLLTSPLILIVLGAVFYACYKIKQNSTPVAFFSKQLNTNQQCIAVNVAAVPLLYLAGAGAVMFWVLGASFFVISLHAAFYNIDAIVTEDMETFLTETV
- the LOC128719122 gene encoding F-box/LRR-repeat protein 7 isoform X1, whose amino-acid sequence is MSTFKQRQSIANLLLGTNMNDDEDARKTIFISNCSIEKLPDKVILHIFSYLSHLEICRMATVCRRWRTIAYNTQLWKNVSLRPEVSGLHVGSLESLLQLISVRFGPSLRYIELPIELITHTVLHELSSKCPNLTHMLLDFSTAMQLHDFSEMQAFPAKLRYMCICLSEVIFMEGFMRKIYNFINGLEVLHLIGTYEKGEEEEEEIYEVINVHKLKSATPNLRVINLYGINFIDDSHIDAFSSNCIQLECLAVNYCNKVVGSTLKALLARSKQLKCLLMNGTNLKSEYVMQAEWDKCSVQELDISGTDLSSECLIDVLTRIPTLRFLSAGQINGFNDSVLKAWMEGGNPKTLIALDLDSSDNVSDEGLARFITRYGAQLQACVLSGMTHITDQLWMTILPILTNTRIVVMGTTERLSGNIHVDQLMDTIGSSCPKLERLELRWDPENLRFSDKSQKAIDLLRVKCLKLRCLVLSDGRYYETVKANFERADRTTVVRTTTSCRVSAYHVLSNYNDLVFN
- the LOC128719256 gene encoding dual specificity protein kinase CLK2 gives rise to the protein MPRSKRRLHSRSGSRASVGGRYEEKRMKHTESGGDCYKSARISNTSSSRRKRKRSEESHHQRSVGSTSGGHRKNRYREEKTTRRHEHRPSRKDREREREREQRERDRERERERERERDRERERERERERDREQREHRTDVTKKHSPIKNDSHGHLIYQPGDVIHNRYKLLSTLGEGTFGRVVKAKDTEKEHTIALKIIRNVDKYRKTAKLEINVLEEIIAKDPSGRHLCILMLDWFDYHGHICIAFEMLGQSVYDFMKDNKYQPFPMEQVRHMSYQLCFAVNFLHSVKLTHTDLKPENILFVNSEYTTVVSRTTRKNRELRHVNCSDIRLIDFGNAIFDHEYHSTIVSTRHYRAPEVILELGWAQPCDVWSIGCIIYELYLGITLFQTHDNREHLAMMERILGPIPYHMAKKTPTRYFPHGKLDWDEKTSEARYVLQNCKPLMRSAMSEAPEHMQMFDLIGKMLEYEPKDRIPLAEALDHPFFAKLPPHQRLHRYGSDKSMSSSSVPPSSSREFSHSLSR